A DNA window from Theobroma cacao cultivar B97-61/B2 chromosome 5, Criollo_cocoa_genome_V2, whole genome shotgun sequence contains the following coding sequences:
- the LOC18598363 gene encoding lipid droplet-associated hydrolase isoform X3 encodes MKKRCPCLQDTAKKWKRHRSTKGVKLGSQMLPRVVSLTSGPLPFIRSFHYRKTDTANRTNREMGFDDLHSDVKKCVNLRLCNVSGCMTEVLEVHADHPSFHVVFVPGNPGIITFYKEFVESLFELLGGTASVSGKRLTVGYAGQTEKNWEHGKLFSLQEQIDHKMEFIKGQNIEVPLVLVGHSIGSYISLEMLRRLPKKAVYCIGLYPFLALNLQSKKQSTIVRIAMSRVPSTVLSFLVASLGLLPRQVLRLIFKLSVGKSWSNTALEAGCSHLPQYHTMRNVLFMARTEFSKLSETPDWEFMRENQDKITFLYGIDDHWGPLEMFEEISKQASGIALSIEREGHTHGFCCTEAGSLWVARHVASLIKNKLAISSW; translated from the exons atgaagAAAAGGTGTCCTTGCTTACAGGATACAgcaaaaaaatggaaaaggcATAGATCTACGAAGGGAGTGAAACTAGGATCACAAATGTTACCTCGGGTTGTTTCTCTAACATCGGGACCACTTCCTTTCATTCGCTCCTTCCATTACAG gAAAACTGATACAGCAAATCGCACAAATAGAGAAATGGGTTTTGATGATCTGCATTCTGATGTTAAAAAATGTGTGAATCTTCGGTTGTGTAATGTCTCAGG TTGCATGACTGAGGTTCTGGAAGTTCATGCTGATCATCCTTCATTTCATGTGGTTTTTGTTCCTGGAAATCCTG GTATTATTACCTTTTACAAGGAATTTGTGGAATCATTATTTGAGTTGCTTGGAGGAACTGCATCTGTATCAGGCAAAAGATTga CTGTTGGGTACGCAGGTCAGACAGAAAAG AACTGGGAGCATGGAAAGTTGTTTTCCTTGCAAGAACAAATTGATCACAAG ATGGAGTTCATCAAAGGGCAAAATATCGAAGTTCCTTTAGTTCTG gtAGGGCACTCTATTGGTTCATATATATCACTTGAAATGCTAAGGAGGCTTCCAAAGAAG GCAGTGTATTGCATTGGACTTTATCCATTTTTGGCCTTAAATCTGCAATCAAAGAAACAGTCTACCATTGTGAGAATTGCGAT GTCCAGAGTCCCGTCCACTGTGCTTAGTTTCCTTGTAGCATCATTGGGCTTGTTACCAAGACAGGTTTTGAGGTTAATTTTCAAACTTTCTGTTGGGAAGTCATGGTCTAATACTGCCCTTGAAGCTGGTTGCTCTCACTTACCACAG TATCATACTATGCGGAATGTGCTATTTATGGCCAGGACAGAGTTCAGCAAG CTTTCAGAAACACCAGATTGGGAATTTATGAGAGAAAACCAGGATAAAATTACATTCTTGTATGGCATTGATGATCACTGGGGTCCATTGGAAATGTTCGAAGAG aTCTCTAAGCAGGCCTCGGGCATTGCTTTATCAATTGAAAGGGAGGGCCACACTCATGGTTTCTGTTGTACTGAGGCTGGCTCGTTATGGGTTGCTCGCCATGTTGCTAGTTTGATAAAGAATAAATTAGCAATTTCAAGCTGGTAA
- the LOC18598363 gene encoding lipid droplet-associated hydrolase isoform X5 — MYYGLGYSHFSVFRKTDTANRTNREMGFDDLHSDVKKCVNLRLCNVSGCMTEVLEVHADHPSFHVVFVPGNPGIITFYKEFVESLFELLGGTASVSGKRLTVGYAGQTEKNWEHGKLFSLQEQIDHKMEFIKGQNIEVPLVLVGHSIGSYISLEMLRRLPKKAVYCIGLYPFLALNLQSKKQSTIVRIAMSRVPSTVLSFLVASLGLLPRQVLRLIFKLSVGKSWSNTALEAGCSHLPQYHTMRNVLFMARTEFSKLSETPDWEFMRENQDKITFLYGIDDHWGPLEMFEEISKQASGIALSIEREGHTHGFCCTEAGSLWVARHVASLIKNKLAISSW, encoded by the exons ATGTACTACGGGCTTGGTTATTCTCATTTCTCAGTTTTTAG gAAAACTGATACAGCAAATCGCACAAATAGAGAAATGGGTTTTGATGATCTGCATTCTGATGTTAAAAAATGTGTGAATCTTCGGTTGTGTAATGTCTCAGG TTGCATGACTGAGGTTCTGGAAGTTCATGCTGATCATCCTTCATTTCATGTGGTTTTTGTTCCTGGAAATCCTG GTATTATTACCTTTTACAAGGAATTTGTGGAATCATTATTTGAGTTGCTTGGAGGAACTGCATCTGTATCAGGCAAAAGATTga CTGTTGGGTACGCAGGTCAGACAGAAAAG AACTGGGAGCATGGAAAGTTGTTTTCCTTGCAAGAACAAATTGATCACAAG ATGGAGTTCATCAAAGGGCAAAATATCGAAGTTCCTTTAGTTCTG gtAGGGCACTCTATTGGTTCATATATATCACTTGAAATGCTAAGGAGGCTTCCAAAGAAG GCAGTGTATTGCATTGGACTTTATCCATTTTTGGCCTTAAATCTGCAATCAAAGAAACAGTCTACCATTGTGAGAATTGCGAT GTCCAGAGTCCCGTCCACTGTGCTTAGTTTCCTTGTAGCATCATTGGGCTTGTTACCAAGACAGGTTTTGAGGTTAATTTTCAAACTTTCTGTTGGGAAGTCATGGTCTAATACTGCCCTTGAAGCTGGTTGCTCTCACTTACCACAG TATCATACTATGCGGAATGTGCTATTTATGGCCAGGACAGAGTTCAGCAAG CTTTCAGAAACACCAGATTGGGAATTTATGAGAGAAAACCAGGATAAAATTACATTCTTGTATGGCATTGATGATCACTGGGGTCCATTGGAAATGTTCGAAGAG aTCTCTAAGCAGGCCTCGGGCATTGCTTTATCAATTGAAAGGGAGGGCCACACTCATGGTTTCTGTTGTACTGAGGCTGGCTCGTTATGGGTTGCTCGCCATGTTGCTAGTTTGATAAAGAATAAATTAGCAATTTCAAGCTGGTAA
- the LOC18598363 gene encoding lipid droplet-associated hydrolase isoform X1, protein MKKRCPCLQDTAKKWKRHRSTKGVKLGSQMLPRVVSLTSGPLPFIRSFHYRHFQLLIPKTDTANRTNREMGFDDLHSDVKKCVNLRLCNVSGCMTEVLEVHADHPSFHVVFVPGNPGIITFYKEFVESLFELLGGTASVSGKRLTVGYAGQTEKNWEHGKLFSLQEQIDHKMEFIKGQNIEVPLVLVGHSIGSYISLEMLRRLPKKAVYCIGLYPFLALNLQSKKQSTIVRIAMSRVPSTVLSFLVASLGLLPRQVLRLIFKLSVGKSWSNTALEAGCSHLPQYHTMRNVLFMARTEFSKLSETPDWEFMRENQDKITFLYGIDDHWGPLEMFEEISKQASGIALSIEREGHTHGFCCTEAGSLWVARHVASLIKNKLAISSW, encoded by the exons atgaagAAAAGGTGTCCTTGCTTACAGGATACAgcaaaaaaatggaaaaggcATAGATCTACGAAGGGAGTGAAACTAGGATCACAAATGTTACCTCGGGTTGTTTCTCTAACATCGGGACCACTTCCTTTCATTCGCTCCTTCCATTACAGGCATTTTCAATTACTCATACC gAAAACTGATACAGCAAATCGCACAAATAGAGAAATGGGTTTTGATGATCTGCATTCTGATGTTAAAAAATGTGTGAATCTTCGGTTGTGTAATGTCTCAGG TTGCATGACTGAGGTTCTGGAAGTTCATGCTGATCATCCTTCATTTCATGTGGTTTTTGTTCCTGGAAATCCTG GTATTATTACCTTTTACAAGGAATTTGTGGAATCATTATTTGAGTTGCTTGGAGGAACTGCATCTGTATCAGGCAAAAGATTga CTGTTGGGTACGCAGGTCAGACAGAAAAG AACTGGGAGCATGGAAAGTTGTTTTCCTTGCAAGAACAAATTGATCACAAG ATGGAGTTCATCAAAGGGCAAAATATCGAAGTTCCTTTAGTTCTG gtAGGGCACTCTATTGGTTCATATATATCACTTGAAATGCTAAGGAGGCTTCCAAAGAAG GCAGTGTATTGCATTGGACTTTATCCATTTTTGGCCTTAAATCTGCAATCAAAGAAACAGTCTACCATTGTGAGAATTGCGAT GTCCAGAGTCCCGTCCACTGTGCTTAGTTTCCTTGTAGCATCATTGGGCTTGTTACCAAGACAGGTTTTGAGGTTAATTTTCAAACTTTCTGTTGGGAAGTCATGGTCTAATACTGCCCTTGAAGCTGGTTGCTCTCACTTACCACAG TATCATACTATGCGGAATGTGCTATTTATGGCCAGGACAGAGTTCAGCAAG CTTTCAGAAACACCAGATTGGGAATTTATGAGAGAAAACCAGGATAAAATTACATTCTTGTATGGCATTGATGATCACTGGGGTCCATTGGAAATGTTCGAAGAG aTCTCTAAGCAGGCCTCGGGCATTGCTTTATCAATTGAAAGGGAGGGCCACACTCATGGTTTCTGTTGTACTGAGGCTGGCTCGTTATGGGTTGCTCGCCATGTTGCTAGTTTGATAAAGAATAAATTAGCAATTTCAAGCTGGTAA
- the LOC18598363 gene encoding lipid droplet-associated hydrolase isoform X2 — protein MKKRCPCLQDTAKKWKRHRSTKGVKLGSQMLPRVVSLTSGPLPFIRSFHYRHFQLLIPKTDTANRTNREMGFDDLHSDVKKCVNLRLCNVSGCMTEVLEVHADHPSFHVVFVPGNPGIITFYKEFVESLFELLGGTASVSAVGYAGQTEKNWEHGKLFSLQEQIDHKMEFIKGQNIEVPLVLVGHSIGSYISLEMLRRLPKKAVYCIGLYPFLALNLQSKKQSTIVRIAMSRVPSTVLSFLVASLGLLPRQVLRLIFKLSVGKSWSNTALEAGCSHLPQYHTMRNVLFMARTEFSKLSETPDWEFMRENQDKITFLYGIDDHWGPLEMFEEISKQASGIALSIEREGHTHGFCCTEAGSLWVARHVASLIKNKLAISSW, from the exons atgaagAAAAGGTGTCCTTGCTTACAGGATACAgcaaaaaaatggaaaaggcATAGATCTACGAAGGGAGTGAAACTAGGATCACAAATGTTACCTCGGGTTGTTTCTCTAACATCGGGACCACTTCCTTTCATTCGCTCCTTCCATTACAGGCATTTTCAATTACTCATACC gAAAACTGATACAGCAAATCGCACAAATAGAGAAATGGGTTTTGATGATCTGCATTCTGATGTTAAAAAATGTGTGAATCTTCGGTTGTGTAATGTCTCAGG TTGCATGACTGAGGTTCTGGAAGTTCATGCTGATCATCCTTCATTTCATGTGGTTTTTGTTCCTGGAAATCCTG GTATTATTACCTTTTACAAGGAATTTGTGGAATCATTATTTGAGTTGCTTGGAGGAACTGCATCTGTATCAG CTGTTGGGTACGCAGGTCAGACAGAAAAG AACTGGGAGCATGGAAAGTTGTTTTCCTTGCAAGAACAAATTGATCACAAG ATGGAGTTCATCAAAGGGCAAAATATCGAAGTTCCTTTAGTTCTG gtAGGGCACTCTATTGGTTCATATATATCACTTGAAATGCTAAGGAGGCTTCCAAAGAAG GCAGTGTATTGCATTGGACTTTATCCATTTTTGGCCTTAAATCTGCAATCAAAGAAACAGTCTACCATTGTGAGAATTGCGAT GTCCAGAGTCCCGTCCACTGTGCTTAGTTTCCTTGTAGCATCATTGGGCTTGTTACCAAGACAGGTTTTGAGGTTAATTTTCAAACTTTCTGTTGGGAAGTCATGGTCTAATACTGCCCTTGAAGCTGGTTGCTCTCACTTACCACAG TATCATACTATGCGGAATGTGCTATTTATGGCCAGGACAGAGTTCAGCAAG CTTTCAGAAACACCAGATTGGGAATTTATGAGAGAAAACCAGGATAAAATTACATTCTTGTATGGCATTGATGATCACTGGGGTCCATTGGAAATGTTCGAAGAG aTCTCTAAGCAGGCCTCGGGCATTGCTTTATCAATTGAAAGGGAGGGCCACACTCATGGTTTCTGTTGTACTGAGGCTGGCTCGTTATGGGTTGCTCGCCATGTTGCTAGTTTGATAAAGAATAAATTAGCAATTTCAAGCTGGTAA
- the LOC18598363 gene encoding lipid droplet-associated hydrolase isoform X4: MKKRCPCLQDTAKKWKRHRSTKGVKLGSQMLPRVVSLTSGPLPFIRSFHYRKTDTANRTNREMGFDDLHSDVKKCVNLRLCNVSGCMTEVLEVHADHPSFHVVFVPGNPGIITFYKEFVESLFELLGGTASVSAVGYAGQTEKNWEHGKLFSLQEQIDHKMEFIKGQNIEVPLVLVGHSIGSYISLEMLRRLPKKAVYCIGLYPFLALNLQSKKQSTIVRIAMSRVPSTVLSFLVASLGLLPRQVLRLIFKLSVGKSWSNTALEAGCSHLPQYHTMRNVLFMARTEFSKLSETPDWEFMRENQDKITFLYGIDDHWGPLEMFEEISKQASGIALSIEREGHTHGFCCTEAGSLWVARHVASLIKNKLAISSW, encoded by the exons atgaagAAAAGGTGTCCTTGCTTACAGGATACAgcaaaaaaatggaaaaggcATAGATCTACGAAGGGAGTGAAACTAGGATCACAAATGTTACCTCGGGTTGTTTCTCTAACATCGGGACCACTTCCTTTCATTCGCTCCTTCCATTACAG gAAAACTGATACAGCAAATCGCACAAATAGAGAAATGGGTTTTGATGATCTGCATTCTGATGTTAAAAAATGTGTGAATCTTCGGTTGTGTAATGTCTCAGG TTGCATGACTGAGGTTCTGGAAGTTCATGCTGATCATCCTTCATTTCATGTGGTTTTTGTTCCTGGAAATCCTG GTATTATTACCTTTTACAAGGAATTTGTGGAATCATTATTTGAGTTGCTTGGAGGAACTGCATCTGTATCAG CTGTTGGGTACGCAGGTCAGACAGAAAAG AACTGGGAGCATGGAAAGTTGTTTTCCTTGCAAGAACAAATTGATCACAAG ATGGAGTTCATCAAAGGGCAAAATATCGAAGTTCCTTTAGTTCTG gtAGGGCACTCTATTGGTTCATATATATCACTTGAAATGCTAAGGAGGCTTCCAAAGAAG GCAGTGTATTGCATTGGACTTTATCCATTTTTGGCCTTAAATCTGCAATCAAAGAAACAGTCTACCATTGTGAGAATTGCGAT GTCCAGAGTCCCGTCCACTGTGCTTAGTTTCCTTGTAGCATCATTGGGCTTGTTACCAAGACAGGTTTTGAGGTTAATTTTCAAACTTTCTGTTGGGAAGTCATGGTCTAATACTGCCCTTGAAGCTGGTTGCTCTCACTTACCACAG TATCATACTATGCGGAATGTGCTATTTATGGCCAGGACAGAGTTCAGCAAG CTTTCAGAAACACCAGATTGGGAATTTATGAGAGAAAACCAGGATAAAATTACATTCTTGTATGGCATTGATGATCACTGGGGTCCATTGGAAATGTTCGAAGAG aTCTCTAAGCAGGCCTCGGGCATTGCTTTATCAATTGAAAGGGAGGGCCACACTCATGGTTTCTGTTGTACTGAGGCTGGCTCGTTATGGGTTGCTCGCCATGTTGCTAGTTTGATAAAGAATAAATTAGCAATTTCAAGCTGGTAA